In Geminocystis sp. NIES-3708, a single window of DNA contains:
- a CDS encoding lipopolysaccharide biosynthesis protein translates to MSIKQKTIEGFLWSIIQHWGSQAGSFIVFLILARLLTPQDFGLLSLANIFLAFMNIFLKQGFTSALIQREKLESEHLDTAFCTQLIVGILLTFISFLIAENIATLFHQPRLTFIIQCFSFLFIINSFGHVFQAVLKKELHFKILAVRSLIAIIISGFLAIIFAFLGFGVWSLVIQQFIYESVLVIIMWRAINWRPKLRFSYTHFQDLLNFSIYVFLNQFLMFFYRKSDNLLIGYFLGEIALGYYTIAYRILEIMTQLLIGVINQVAFPAFSKIQTDITVFRQTFLQAIRFTSLIAFPVFLGLLPLTPEIIITLFGE, encoded by the coding sequence ATGAGTATAAAACAAAAAACCATTGAAGGGTTTTTGTGGTCAATCATTCAACATTGGGGCAGTCAAGCAGGTTCATTTATTGTTTTTTTAATTTTAGCCCGTTTACTAACTCCTCAAGATTTTGGATTATTAAGTTTAGCTAATATCTTTTTAGCTTTTATGAATATTTTTCTTAAACAAGGATTTACTTCAGCTTTAATTCAAAGAGAAAAATTAGAATCCGAACACTTAGATACTGCTTTTTGCACTCAATTAATAGTCGGAATATTATTAACTTTTATTAGTTTTTTAATAGCTGAAAATATTGCCACACTTTTTCATCAACCTCGATTAACTTTTATTATTCAATGTTTCTCTTTTTTGTTTATTATTAATTCTTTTGGTCATGTATTTCAAGCAGTTTTAAAAAAAGAGTTACACTTCAAAATTTTAGCAGTTCGATCGTTAATAGCAATTATTATTAGTGGATTTTTAGCGATTATTTTTGCATTTTTAGGTTTCGGAGTTTGGAGTTTAGTAATTCAACAATTCATTTATGAATCTGTGCTGGTTATTATAATGTGGAGAGCGATTAATTGGAGACCAAAATTAAGATTTTCTTATACACATTTTCAAGATCTATTAAATTTTAGTATTTATGTTTTTTTAAATCAATTTTTAATGTTTTTTTACAGAAAGTCAGATAATTTACTTATCGGTTATTTTTTAGGTGAGATTGCTTTAGGATATTATACGATCGCCTATAGAATTTTAGAAATAATGACTCAATTATTAATAGGGGTAATCAATCAAGTAGCTTTTCCTGCTTTTTCAAAAATACAAACAGATATAACTGTTTTTCGGCAAACATTTTTACAAGCAATACGATTTACCAGTTTAATTGCATTTCCCGTATTTTTGGGTTTATTACCCTTAACACCAGAGATAATTATTACTTTATTTGGGGAATAA
- a CDS encoding glycosyltransferase family 4 protein, with amino-acid sequence MPDRLKILIISHGHPELIKGDGEIAAYNLFKELRSRDNCDVVFLAYRQGEPIYSSTPFETLKSDGSEVLITGGNFDYFILSQLNTRLTCYEFRSFLESFAPNVVHFYHYIHLGLEAIREVHKYAKNIPIIVTLNDYWAICNHNGKMVKTSDYKLCSDPNPIDCHKCFPHKTPEDFQLRKMYIKSFFNLVDVFIAPSQFLLERYLNWGIAREKIIYIEHGQLTVTPVPPRKLLDQQRNHFAYFGQLNIFKGIFILLESIEKLTKETRKNISLDIYGANLELQPKSFQNRFSELLNKTKDCVRYIVYGQSAELAQLISNVDWVIVPSIWWEVAPLVIEDAFMHKRPVICSNIDNMNQKVQHEKSGLHFKVGDPIDLANCITRAVNEEGLWEKLSTGISERLTIQEVADKTQKLYVEELKKHL; translated from the coding sequence ATGCCAGATAGACTAAAAATTTTAATTATCTCTCACGGACATCCCGAACTAATCAAAGGAGATGGAGAAATTGCCGCTTATAATCTTTTTAAAGAACTGCGTAGTCGTGATAATTGTGATGTTGTTTTTTTAGCTTATAGACAAGGTGAACCTATTTACTCTTCTACCCCTTTTGAAACTCTTAAATCTGATGGCTCAGAAGTGCTAATAACTGGAGGAAATTTTGATTATTTTATCCTATCTCAGTTAAATACTCGATTGACTTGTTATGAGTTTCGCAGTTTTTTGGAATCTTTTGCACCTAATGTTGTCCACTTTTATCACTATATACATCTTGGACTTGAAGCGATTAGAGAAGTACATAAATATGCAAAAAATATCCCGATTATTGTGACACTTAATGACTATTGGGCAATCTGTAATCATAATGGGAAAATGGTGAAAACATCTGACTACAAGTTATGTTCAGATCCTAATCCTATTGACTGTCATAAATGCTTTCCTCATAAAACTCCTGAAGATTTTCAACTTAGAAAAATGTATATCAAATCATTTTTTAACTTAGTAGATGTGTTCATTGCACCCAGTCAGTTTTTGTTGGAAAGATATTTAAATTGGGGAATAGCAAGAGAAAAAATAATATATATCGAGCATGGACAACTTACAGTTACTCCAGTTCCACCAAGAAAGCTATTAGATCAGCAGAGAAACCACTTTGCTTACTTTGGACAACTCAATATTTTTAAGGGAATTTTTATATTATTAGAATCCATAGAAAAGTTGACTAAAGAAACACGAAAAAATATCTCTTTAGATATTTATGGAGCTAATTTAGAATTACAGCCAAAGTCTTTCCAGAACAGGTTTTCGGAACTCCTCAATAAAACTAAAGACTGTGTCCGCTACATAGTATATGGTCAATCAGCAGAATTAGCTCAATTAATATCTAACGTAGATTGGGTAATTGTTCCATCGATTTGGTGGGAAGTTGCTCCTTTAGTTATAGAAGATGCTTTTATGCACAAACGTCCAGTAATTTGTAGTAATATTGACAACATGAATCAAAAAGTACAACATGAAAAGTCAGGGTTACATTTTAAGGTTGGTGATCCCATTGATTTAGCTAATTGTATCACCAGAGCGGTAAACGAAGAAGGACTATGGGAAAAGTTATCTACTGGAATATCAGAACGTTTAACTATTCAAGAAGTAGCCGATAAAACTCAAAAGCTCTATGTTGAAGAACTTAAAAAGCATCTATAA
- a CDS encoding sulfotransferase family 2 domain-containing protein yields the protein MKNVSNPFYFLHIPKTAGTSLSTFLETHYRKGKWLKADEIKDLLTFSQEEINSYQCFHGHFGTLLFSLLNKPITTITMLRDPLDQLISHIYFSKKLLYEHKVFYEHLSDEELNLKNLLENSSLEEIVENPILNMHLSNLQSRYLGCELNLDNVRNAPLKFPDVLTQQEKDMDMIVAKAKERLDQMAIVGITERFNDSCDLICDFLNIKPPKIYPQLNVTPKQYKVKTSNNISPELANKIREINKYDMGVYEYGKKIFENQMEIFEEKKANNSSSLIPWISKLFQR from the coding sequence ATGAAAAACGTATCAAACCCATTCTATTTTTTGCATATACCTAAAACGGCGGGGACATCTTTATCAACTTTTCTGGAAACCCACTATCGTAAGGGAAAATGGTTAAAAGCTGATGAAATTAAAGACTTATTAACATTTAGTCAAGAAGAAATTAATTCTTATCAATGTTTTCATGGACATTTTGGTACTTTACTCTTTAGTTTGCTTAATAAACCTATTACCACAATTACCATGTTACGAGATCCTTTGGATCAGTTAATTTCACATATTTATTTTAGTAAAAAATTATTATATGAACATAAGGTATTTTATGAACACCTCTCGGATGAAGAGCTTAATTTAAAAAATCTACTTGAAAATAGTTCCCTAGAAGAAATTGTGGAAAATCCAATATTGAATATGCATTTATCAAACCTTCAATCTCGTTATCTAGGATGTGAATTAAATTTGGATAATGTCCGTAATGCTCCTTTAAAATTCCCGGATGTGTTGACTCAACAAGAAAAAGATATGGACATGATTGTAGCAAAGGCAAAAGAAAGATTAGATCAAATGGCTATAGTAGGTATAACAGAAAGATTTAATGATTCCTGTGATTTAATTTGTGATTTTCTCAACATTAAACCTCCTAAAATTTATCCTCAACTTAATGTCACTCCAAAACAATATAAAGTGAAAACGTCTAATAATATTTCTCCTGAATTAGCTAATAAAATTAGGGAAATAAATAAATATGATATGGGAGTTTATGAATATGGAAAAAAGATCTTTGAGAATCAGATGGAAATTTTTGAAGAAAAAAAAGCAAATAATTCTAGTTCCTTAATCCCTTGGATTTCTAAACTATTTCAACGTTGA
- a CDS encoding UbiA family prenyltransferase, producing MINKFIIQVQNLVTLIRAKDWWVCKIAPIFGTAYATATILNVSLFSLWSSLIFLLIAVILDASFASIINNICDREEDQLSGKVNYMVGRSSLFIALILTATILLGIVVSILMIPTPLILGVYVSNWLVFVTYSIPPIRLKQRGFWGILAIALGESFLPHLFTALLIVNNVHKGLPVMWLILVSVWSFATGLRSILWHQMDDLQNDLRAGINTFAVNRSTQTLQRLGKWIVFPVEITALMGMLFLFHNTLVWILLLIYLITEYLRHYFWKMEIIIVVPSSDNRFALFEYYEIFYPLGFIYLAISQDPINLIFLGLFTIFYSNRLWWWLRDIYSLLVWDIPKYFHKVEN from the coding sequence ATGATCAATAAGTTTATTATTCAAGTACAGAACTTAGTTACTCTCATTAGAGCAAAGGATTGGTGGGTATGCAAAATAGCACCAATATTTGGAACCGCTTATGCCACTGCCACCATTTTAAATGTCTCTTTGTTCTCCCTTTGGTCTTCTTTGATATTCCTTCTAATTGCCGTAATTTTGGATGCAAGTTTCGCCAGCATAATTAACAATATTTGCGATCGAGAGGAAGATCAACTGAGTGGAAAAGTTAATTACATGGTTGGCAGATCTTCACTTTTTATTGCCTTAATTTTAACAGCTACTATTTTACTAGGGATAGTGGTGTCAATATTAATGATACCAACACCTTTAATTTTAGGGGTTTATGTGAGCAACTGGCTAGTTTTTGTCACTTACTCAATACCACCAATCCGCCTTAAACAACGTGGTTTTTGGGGAATCTTGGCAATAGCATTGGGCGAAAGTTTCCTCCCACACTTGTTTACCGCATTATTGATAGTGAATAATGTACACAAGGGTTTACCAGTCATGTGGCTCATTCTTGTTAGTGTTTGGTCTTTTGCAACTGGATTAAGAAGTATTTTGTGGCATCAAATGGATGATCTTCAGAATGATCTTCGTGCTGGAATTAACACTTTTGCTGTAAACAGATCTACTCAAACTTTACAAAGACTAGGAAAATGGATTGTCTTTCCAGTGGAGATTACAGCCCTAATGGGAATGTTGTTTCTTTTTCATAATACCTTAGTTTGGATTTTACTATTGATTTATTTAATAACAGAATATCTCAGACATTATTTTTGGAAGATGGAGATCATTATTGTTGTGCCTTCTTCTGATAACCGTTTTGCTTTATTTGAATATTATGAGATATTTTACCCATTAGGATTTATATATTTAGCCATATCTCAAGACCCAATCAATTTAATTTTTTTAGGACTTTTTACCATATTTTATTCAAATCGTCTATGGTGGTGGCTCAGAGATATTTATTCTCTGTTAGTATGGGATATTCCAAAATATTTTCATAAAGTAGAAAATTGA
- a CDS encoding glycosyltransferase family 2 protein: MIKYSLLKIEIFVELLKLLSNFFFYFVRRSQEILKEKISVQKVDNPPQIIKFLLRIFPIPGYPMSSTLNGYLGTTIRNILKNRRKPEIIKVVKEYGSKISNPKVSIVVPLYARLDFMKYQLALFADDPDFQDNELIYVLDDPRLYKDFVDYSEAQAATFQVPFKTVYSGANLGFSGANNLGVSVSSGQLILLINSDVMPIESGWVSSLVNIYKSLNNVGTIGPKLLYGNGSIQHAGMKFMKCAPWGDLLINDHPHKNQPNFPEYDSKQQKLTAVTGACLMVSRQLYDQVGGLNEEYIINDYEDSDFCLKLHTQGFDNYYIPEIELFHLERQSVSLYHKNEELWQINRTKYNCWLFNQEWGKYINEKNL; encoded by the coding sequence ATGATTAAATACAGTTTGCTAAAAATTGAAATTTTCGTAGAGCTATTAAAACTTTTGAGTAATTTTTTCTTTTATTTTGTGAGGCGATCGCAAGAAATTTTAAAAGAGAAAATAAGCGTTCAAAAAGTTGATAATCCTCCACAAATAATCAAATTTTTATTAAGGATTTTCCCTATTCCTGGCTATCCAATGAGTTCGACTCTAAATGGTTATTTGGGAACTACTATTAGAAATATACTGAAGAATCGTAGAAAGCCAGAAATTATCAAAGTTGTCAAAGAATATGGAAGCAAGATAAGTAACCCTAAAGTTTCTATAGTTGTTCCTCTCTACGCCAGACTAGACTTTATGAAGTATCAATTAGCTCTATTTGCTGATGATCCCGACTTTCAAGACAATGAGTTGATCTATGTTTTAGACGATCCTCGACTATATAAGGATTTTGTTGATTATTCTGAGGCACAAGCCGCCACCTTCCAAGTACCATTTAAAACAGTCTATTCAGGGGCAAATTTAGGCTTCTCAGGGGCAAACAATCTAGGAGTATCTGTTTCTAGTGGACAGCTAATCCTTCTTATAAATTCAGATGTGATGCCAATAGAATCGGGTTGGGTTTCATCATTAGTCAATATATATAAGAGTCTTAATAATGTAGGAACGATCGGACCTAAATTACTTTATGGAAATGGCAGTATTCAACATGCTGGGATGAAATTTATGAAGTGTGCCCCTTGGGGTGATTTATTGATTAATGACCACCCACATAAAAACCAACCTAATTTTCCTGAGTATGACTCTAAACAACAAAAGTTAACGGCGGTAACAGGTGCTTGTTTGATGGTTTCTAGGCAATTATATGATCAAGTTGGTGGTCTAAATGAAGAATATATTATTAATGATTATGAAGATTCTGATTTTTGCTTAAAACTTCATACTCAAGGATTTGATAATTATTACATACCTGAGATAGAACTATTTCATTTAGAAAGACAATCTGTGTCACTCTACCATAAAAACGAAGAACTATGGCAAATCAATCGGACAAAATATAATTGTTGGCTTTTTAATCAAGAGTGGGGGAAATATATTAATGAGAAAAATCTTTAA
- a CDS encoding phytanoyl-CoA dioxygenase family protein, whose translation MPTGDVSSYPNIFSSYHSVNTQNLRIFGSRIVQEVLFPHVEQLFDNYRIISCGLFIKAPKGGWIDIYYHHQINIDEEKYWMMDIWCPLTDTSVSNGTFHAVLGSHKLFPKIVHPTHSYASFFQDYTQVIREKYSIPLPSKAGEAVIFEDTMLHWSPNNMTDYPRYAIHCICIPKEVTPIHVHFDPKSPQQFELYEATDKFLTETLFDKALPRPSDLKLLEIIPNNNHDYTLEEFEERMQNSEQIRRELYPDTPDISEAEFQKLIEKEKEIRQNTSFPNTTPNTSETSPETRVSWSNNLEEEHIGSNTAKMPPLLIHIISACIRLLGVKSRSTAKTPSIPQTSGDE comes from the coding sequence TTGCCCACTGGAGATGTTTCTTCATACCCCAACATCTTTTCCAGTTATCATTCGGTAAATACTCAAAATCTACGCATATTTGGTTCCAGGATTGTACAGGAAGTTCTATTCCCTCACGTTGAGCAACTTTTTGACAACTACCGTATCATTAGTTGTGGATTATTTATTAAAGCTCCAAAAGGCGGATGGATTGACATTTATTATCATCACCAGATAAACATTGATGAAGAGAAATATTGGATGATGGATATTTGGTGTCCTTTAACGGATACAAGTGTTTCTAATGGCACATTTCATGCTGTTCTAGGAAGCCACAAACTCTTTCCAAAAATCGTTCATCCTACCCATAGCTACGCTTCCTTTTTTCAGGATTATACCCAAGTTATTCGAGAGAAATACTCGATTCCGTTACCTTCTAAGGCCGGAGAGGCGGTAATTTTTGAAGATACTATGCTTCATTGGTCGCCCAATAACATGACTGACTACCCACGATATGCTATTCACTGTATTTGTATCCCAAAAGAAGTAACTCCCATTCATGTGCATTTTGATCCCAAGTCTCCCCAGCAATTTGAACTGTATGAGGCAACCGATAAATTTTTAACCGAAACCCTCTTTGATAAAGCATTACCGAGACCAAGTGATCTAAAATTGCTGGAAATTATCCCTAATAATAATCACGACTACACTTTGGAGGAGTTCGAGGAACGAATGCAGAATTCTGAGCAAATTCGCCGTGAACTTTATCCCGATACCCCTGATATTTCTGAGGCAGAGTTTCAGAAACTCATTGAGAAAGAGAAAGAAATCCGCCAAAACACGTCTTTTCCCAACACAACCCCTAACACTTCGGAAACCAGTCCCGAAACTAGGGTAAGTTGGTCTAATAATCTGGAGGAGGAACACATTGGTTCAAATACAGCTAAAATGCCACCACTTCTGATCCACATTATTTCGGCTTGCATTCGTCTTTTGGGTGTAAAGTCTCGATCAACGGCGAAAACCCCGTCTATTCCTCAGACATCAGGTGATGAGTAG